In the Paralichthys olivaceus isolate ysfri-2021 chromosome 15, ASM2471397v2, whole genome shotgun sequence genome, one interval contains:
- the LOC109628607 gene encoding interferon regulatory factor 2-binding protein 1-like produces MSSASQSSSRRQWCYLCDLPKMPWAMLWEFSEAVCRGCVNYDGADRIELLIETARQLKSTHGVLDGRSPGPPQSKPSSSGPVEAGRQHGERLDRGRGEYGVSSRLPNGLHRAEDVALSEGSRQSPNTRRAIAGAVPGLHGTISHALLAQGLVATPHGLLAPLSSSRGGTTPLAVSAPIMGDAGRRQAVSLGVGASTSALVGIDPALWRNNEVMSELNEISRSRVEGWPNRPKAVRDVLVALSSCVPFNVRFRKDHNLMGRVLAFDASATAEFELKVFVEYPSGSGMIFSGVPDLVRQMFRDSAKDAGKAVNSGLRYVEYEKRQGTGDWRGLAELLNDGVRMFKEPPIPEVLPQPDVVLPMAAAGRPVPAKSTTRRRKASPGSENGESEGRPEHSAREPWPRGAYSGMEPLPGMAAPQEGPPRLHSQPSPISALMGVADSLSSSQMARESPSMSTAHSSSAGRPTSSSPSTASTSVSQASMGQGLNSVGPSNTTAGESSSSAQGTLLCCTLCRERLEDTHFVQCPSVPHHKFCFPCTRGFIRSQGQGGEVYCPSGERCPLAGSTVPWAFMQGEISTILAGDGDVTVKKESDP; encoded by the coding sequence ATGTCCTCCGCCTCGCAGTCCTCCTCCAGACGGCAATGGTGCTACCTCTGCGATCTGCCCAAGATGCCCTGGGCCATGCTGTGGGAGTTCAGCGAGGCCGTGTGCCGGGGCTGCGTCAACTACGACGGCGCAGACCGAATAGAGCTCCTCATCGAAACGGCCAGGCAGCTGAAGAGCACGCACGGGGTTTTAGACGGCAGGTCCCCGGGTCCTCCGCAGAGCAAGCCCAGCTCGTCCGGGCCCGTGGAGGCAGGGCGGCAGCATGGAGAGCGTCTGGACAGGGGGAGGGGTGAGTATGGGGTGTCCTCTCGCCTTCCCAATGGCCTGCACAGAGCTGAAGATGTGGCCTTGTCCGAGGGCAGCCGGCAGAGTCCAAACACTCGTCGGGCTATAGCTGGGGCAGTTCCTGGTCTGCATGGCACCATATCCCACGCATTGCTAGCCCAGGGGTTAGTCGCGACCCCTCATGGGCTGTTAGCCCCTCTGTCCAGCTCCAGGGGTGGGACCACACCTCTTGCAGTTTCAGCACCCATCATGGGTGATGCTGGGAGAAGACAGGCTGTGTCCCTGGGTGTGGGGGCTAGCACCTCTGCTCTGGTGGGTATAGATCCTGCACTGTGGAGGAACAATGAAGTGATGAGTGAACTGAATGAGATTTCTCGCAGCAGGGTCGAAGGCTGGCCAAACCGCCCCAAAGCCGTCAGGGACGTGCTTGTAGCTCTCAGCAGCTGTGTCCCCTTCAATGTGCGCTTCAGGAAAGACCACAACCTGATGGGTCGCGTCCTGGCCTTCGATGCCAGCGCGACCGCAGAGTTTGAGCTGAAGGTGTTTGTGGAGTATCCCTCCGGGTCTGGAATGATCTTCTCAGGAGTCCCAGACCTGGTCAGGCAGATGTTCCGCGACTCGGCTAAAGATGCAGGTAAAGCGGTGAACTCCGGGCTGAGATACGTGGAGTATGAGAAGCGGCAAGGCACAGGAGACTGGCGCGGGTTGGCTGAGCTGCTGAATGATGGGGTGCGGATGTTTAAAGAGCCCCCAATCCCAGAGGTTCTGCCACAGCCAGATGTAGTGTTGCCCATGGCAGCTGCTGGACGCCCCGTACCAGCGAAGAGCACGACTCGCCGCCGCAAGGCTTCTCCTGGCTCAGAGAATGGAGAGAGCGAAGGGAGGCCTGAACACAGCGCAAGAGAGCCCTGGCCCCGAGGTGCATACTCAGGCATGGAACCGCTTCCTGGCATGGCTGCCCCCCAAGAAGGCCCGCCCCGTTTACACAGCCAGCCCTCACCCATCTCAGCACTCATGGGAGTTGCAGACAGTCTGAGCTCCAGTCAGATGGCCAGAGAAAGCCCCAGCATGTCCACAGCCCACTCCTCCTCAGCCGGGCGTCCCACCAGCAGCAGTCCCTCCACTGCCTCAACCTCAGTCTCCCAGGCATCCATGGGGCAGGGCTTAAATTCGGTGGGGCCGAGCAACACCACCGCTGGTGAGTCATCAAGCAGCGCTCAGGGCACCTTGCTCTGCTGCACCCTCTGCAGAGAGCGCTTGGAGGACACTCATTTTGTCCAGTGTCCCTCTGTCCCGCACCACAAGTTCTGCTTCCCCTGTACCCGGGGGTTCATCCGCAGCCAAGGTCAAGGAGGGGAGGTGTACTGCCCCAGTGGGGAGCGCTGTCCCCTGGCTGGATCCACCGTGCCTTGGGCCTTCATGCAGGGAGAGATCTCGACCATCCTGGCCGGAGACGGAGATGTGACAGTAAAGAAGGAGAGCGACCCTTGA